The sequence TTAATTTAATCAACAACGCTTTAAAATTTACCCAAAACGGACATGTAAATGTAATTGCAAAATTGTATGCAATTGAAGAAGAAAATGCAACCGTTTATTTTGAAATTGTTGATACAGGAATTGGAATTCCAGAAGACAAACTACAAACTGTTTTTGAAAGTTTTTCACAAGGTTCTATTGAAGTAAACCGCAAATATGGTGGAACCGGCTTAGGCTTGACTATTGTAAAAAAACTAATTGAGCTCCTTGGAGGCGAAATAAAACTTAAAAGCGAGGTGGGCAAAGGGTCAACTTTTACCTTTAAGCTGAATTTCAATATTAACACCGAGCCATTGGAGGTTGTCGAAGAAACCACCAAACTATACAGTGATACACAATTAGAGCATAAATCGATCTTATTGATTGAAGACAATAAAATCAATCAGATGATTACGCGTAAAATGCTGGAAAACAAAGCAATTTCTTGCGAAATAATCGATAATGGCGAAGAAGCTGTCGAACTTTTAAAAGTAAAGCGTTTTGATATGGTTTTAATGGATGTTCATTTGCCTGGCATTAACGGAACAACTGCCACAAAAATGATTCGAGAGTTTGACAAAACGACTCCAATTATTGCTTTGACTGCAATTTCGCTTGACGAAAACAGAGACATGCTTTTATCTTTTGGAATGAATGACGTGATTACAAAACCGTTTGTTCCAGATGAATTTTATAGCACAATTGCCAAGTTTTTTGATTAACTAAGATGCTAAGTTTTTAAGAAACTAAACTACTTTTTATGTACTCCAAAATTGTCGCATCAAAATTTTGCTGATGGTTTATAAAAGTGCTTTTTATTGGCAAATAATACAATTGAGAAACCAATTTTGAATCCTTCAAACGCACATAATCTTTCTCGGTTGTAATTATTTTTCTTCCTTTTGCTTTTTCTTGAATCGATTCTAAATCAGCATCAGAAAAATGATGATGATCAGGAAAAGTCAGGCATTCGTCATTTTCATTTTTTAAATAATCAAAAAATGGTTTCGGTTTTGCAATACCCGCTAAAAGCACTTTAGATTTGGGCTTAATTTTAGCAACCTCAACTTTTTCATTTTGCCCATAAATTACCTCATCATAATCTATAAAAGTAAAAAAGATTTGTTGCGAACAGCTTAATTTTAGTTTTAAACGAATTTCGGCTTGTTCTTCTTCAGATAAAATTTTAGGGCATTTTGTCACCACAACAACATTGGCTCTCGTTGCGCCGCTCCTGCTTTCGCGCAAATTCCCTGTTGGCAGCATAAAATCATCTACATACAAATCATCGTATGCGCTTAATAAAATATAAAAACCGGCTTTTACTTTTCTGTGCTGATAAGCGTCGTCTAGCAATACGATTTCTGGCTTTTCTTTCTGCGAAAGCAACTGCTGAATTCCATTTGTGCGATTGGCGTCAACTGCCACCATTACATTTGGAAATTTTTGATAAAACTGGAAAGGTTCATCGCCAAGAATTTCGGCAGTAACATTCTCATCGGCTAAAACAAAACCTTCTGATTTTCTTTTATAGCCACGACTTAAAGTTGCGATTTTATATTTATCAGTTAATAACCGAATCAAATATTCAATTTGAGGCGTTTTTCCGGTTCCGCCCACACTTAAATTGCCAACAGCAATTACAGGAATATCAAATGAAGTCGATTTTAAGATTCCTTTGTCAAAAAGAAAATTACGGATTGAAGTTATGAATCCATATATAATAGCGAAAGGGAAAAGTAATTTTCGGAGTAATTTCATTTTACGAAAGTATAATTTTTTTGTGCTATTAATAGAAATTGCTAAAATAAAAAAAATGGCAAAATTGTAAGTAAAAAAGCTTGCTTTAATTTTTCAAAAAGGCCAACAAACACAAGAGCTCACAAAGGAAAATCTGTACTATTTTTCTCAAATACAAACAAAAAAGAGGCATTTTGGCACTTAAAAATACGATAATTCTCATTTTATCATTAATAACATTTTATGATAGCTAAGAAATTAATCCTTAGCTTCTTTCATAAAAACTTAAAAAATTGTCAGAAAAAAATATAAAAACAAAAAATTATTATACTATTTTTAGAACGAATTTTCTTTAAACAATTTAAAACCCCAAGTGCACGTGGCAAAGTTTTAATGGCAAGAAATCAAAAAACCTAAAAACATTTATTAATATCAAAAATCGTAAAAGATGAAAAAATTAAAATTAGAGAACTTAAAAGTTAAAACTCTAACTAAAGAAGAACAAAAAACTGTTAAAGGAGGTCTAGAACAAGAGTTTTTATCTATTGGAGTTACGTGCAGTTTAAGAAATTCTTGCGAAAGAGTTTGCGGACCAATAATTGCTTAATAAAAAATATTTTAGCATTTAGAATAGTTATCTAATAACTGTTCCAACTCACACAAGGGCTATCCATTACAGATAGCCTTTGGTTTTTATTCTTCCAAACCAGCTTATTTAAGTGAATTCTGATTAGAAAACTAATAGATCATGAAATTTTTTTTTACGTTATGTTGCATTTTACTTTTAAATTTTACTTTTTCACAAAATATAATACCAGGCAAATATTCTACAATCAATAATAGCAACTACACTTTTTTAGACACAATTCTTAAAAATAAAAAAATCGTTTTATTGGGAGAGCAATCTCATGGCGACGGGGCTACTTTTGATGAAAAAGTAAATCTCATAAAGTATTTGCATGAAAAACAGAAATACAATAGTATTGTTTTTGAAAGTGGAATGTATGATCAATACAAAGCATTTCAAGAATATTCCAAAAAAAAGACTTCAATAGCAGTTTTCGACCAGAGTATCTTAGATATATGGTCTGATACCAAAGCATTTCAAAATTTGCTTCTTTATATTGAAGAATGCGCCCAAAAAAAAGATACTATAAAAATCTTAGGATTTGATACTCAAGAAGGAGTGTTTTTTTCGAATCATTTTATGAGTGATCTCACTGAATTGATTAAAAACAGAAAAATCAATATTGCAAAAAATAGCTTGACAAGAATAGAAAAAGCTTTTGTTTTTAGAGATTTGGAGCGCATTGCCAATAACAAAAAAGATTCTACTGATTTGTATCAGGATTTTCATTTTCTAGTAAATGCTCTGAAAGAAATAAAAGACCCGACTTTTCATGAAAAAATGATGAAACAGGTTATTATTAGCAAAATTTCGGATGTCGATTTTGAAATCATGCAATTACAAAACCAAAAAATTGCGGTTCAAAATCCAAGAGACGAGCAAATGGCAAAAAATTTGATTTTCTTATCTGAAATGTATCCAAATGAAAAAATGATTTGCTGGGGAGCTTCATATCATTTTTCAAAAAACATCGACCAAACAGAATATACTGAAGTCACTGAAAGCTATTTACAAAAGCAATCGAATATTGAACTTAAAACTACTGGTTTTACAGATTATATTCCCGGCGAAGGAGCGAAACTCCTTGAAGGCGCTTTACCAATGGGTGGCTTTTTAAAGAATTATTTTAAGGATGAAATTTATAGTATTGCGTTTTCTTCTTATGAAGGCTCATATGGACGCGTAGATGGCAAATCGTTCCCTATTCTTACTCCTCCTGAAAATAGCATCGAATTACAAAATGCAAACAAGGGCTATAATAAAACTTTTTTCGAATTTGACAAGAAAGACACGAAGCGATATTATTGCTCCGCATTTGGAAACATTCCTATAAAAGCGAGATGGAATGCTATTTTTGATGGCTTTTTTTTCATTAAAAAATCATATCAGCCTGAAGCAAGATTTTTTGAAAAAGAAAACTATGTACCAACCCTAAAAGATGCATTTGTACTAAATGGAAAAATAAATGATTTTAAAAATCATAAAATCATAGCAAATGCCGACATCATAATGCTTCAAACAAATAAAAGCATTCTAGCAAATAAAGAAGGTGCATTTTCTATCATTGTAGATAAAGCCAAATTTAACAACAAAATTATTGTATCGGCTTTTGGGTATATTTCAGATACGATTTCAATTAAAAATCTTGTTGATGCCAATAAACATTTTATAAAGGTAAAATTAAGACCATTTCAATTTCAAGCTATTAATTTAAATGAAGTTGTGATAAATTCAAACTCAAAATTATTATCTGCAGAAGAAATCGTAGCAAAAGCTCAGCTCAATATTGAACTTAATTACAATCAAAATCCTTACAATCAAACATTTTTCTTTCGCAATCAAGTGATCAAAAACAATGAGGTTATTTCGCAGGACGAATCAATTATAACGACTTATAATTCAATGGGAATGAAAGGCGTCAATAATCCTGATGAAAAAATATTTGGAGAAATATTGCAAACTCGTGAAATTGTAAAAAACACTTCACAAAATAAACTCGGCAGTATGAACACTTTTGCATTTTTGTTTGATCGTGACCTTATATTAAGCAAAGCCAATGTACTTTATAAACCGGAATCCTATACTTTAAAAAAAGAAGGCATTGTCCCTTATAATGACCAGAAAGTTTATAAAATAAGTTTTCAAAACAATGAACCTGGAGCTTATTCTACTGGTTATGGTTATCCGGCACCAAAAAAATCATCGGGCGTTTTATATATAGACACACAAACATTTGCCATATTAAAATATGAACATTGTGTGGCGAGAGAACCGTTTGAAGTAAAAAGCCAAGCGGGCAAAACTGCCCAAATGAATCATAAAATCACAATAACGTATAAATTATCAGAAGGAAAATATTTTATCAATTATCTAAATGTAATAGACAAATCAATCATCACCTCAACAGCTGACAATTCTTTTTTATACGACACTTATAATGTCAACAACTTAATGTCTACGGAAGTAAAAACAACAAATACTCAAAAACTTAATCGACCACTTTTAAAAATTGGTTTAAATAATACTGTTCAGGAAAATTTAGACTTTTGGAAAAATAATAGTTTTATCCTACCTGATGAAAAAATCATTTTCGATTTATGTTATTAACGAAAAATCAGCAAAAGAGCATGAATCCTATAATTACAAGAATAGAAGAAAAAATATGGCAATCTGTTGAAACAGAAAAAAGAATAGGTGCTCTGGATGGTCTGTCTGGAATTGCTTTATTTTATAATTATCTGCTGGAGATTGAATATCAGGAGGAATATCAAAATAAATTGTTTACGATAATTGACAAAATTGGCGATCTAATTTCTGAAGAAAGCTACAATTCATCTTTATGCTCCGGAATAGCTGGATATGCTTGGGTTTTAGCAAAAATGAAAAACAAAAACCTAGAAATTGAAGAAGATTATTTTGAAGCACTAGATGCTCTTTTAGAAGAAAGTCTGACCGAAGAAGCTAACAAGAATTATTATGATTTTTTGCACGGCGCATTTGGCATCGCTTTATATTTTATAGAACGATATAAAACTACAAAGAACAAAGACATCGAACATATTTTAGTCCAGTTTTCAAATAATCTGATAGACAAAATAAAGAACAATCCGAAAGACCTATTTTTAAGCAACTCTGAAAAACCAAATCTTAAATGCTATTATTTTGGCTTAGCACATGGTATATCGGGCATTCTAAATTTTCTGATTCATCTTCAAACAAATCTTGACAAAAATAGTCCAGATGTTCATACGGCAATTTATACCATAATTGAATTCATGGATACTTTTAAAATTTTTGATGAGGAATCTAAACAATATTATCCAAGTCAAATTTTTGAAGATAACTTATCTGTTACAAAAGCGCGACTTGGCTGGTGTCAGGGCGATTTAGGCATAGCAAATGCAATTCTTAATTCAGGATTATTTTTAAACAATTCAAACATACAAGAAGAAGCTGTTGCCTTAATCGATTCAACTAGAAAAATAAAAGTAAAAGAATCTTTAGCAAACGATTTTGCGATTTGTCATGGTTCAGCTGGCATAATATTGCAATATTATTTAGCCATGGCAAAAACAAAAGTACCAACTACGGATACAATGATGATTTGGCATGAAAATCTAAAAAAACAAACTAATGATTTTTCAGATTTTAAAAGTTTTTTTATTGATAAATACATAAATGAAACCAATATTTTGAACGGCGCCGCAGGTCTTGGACTTGCATTATTGACAATAGAAAACAAAATCCAATCAGACTGGACCGAATGTTTAAATTTATATTAGAGACTTTTCTATCCAAATTCAAAAACCAAACCGTGCATTCCATTTAATAGCCAAAACAAAATTTTAAAATGAAGTTTTTTAATACCATTATCAAAAGAACTGCGTCATTCCCTATTGAATCTTATACTGAAAACCGCAATAATATTAAGGCGTTTTTTTTCAACAATGATTTATTTCAATTATCTATTTTATTCGCTTCAAGAAGTTTATATAACGATGTTAAAAAAAACAAATCAGGCAAAACCAATCTTTCGCTAAACAAATATTTCTCGAGAGCTCATTTTAACCCAATTCCGTTCGGACTTTTTACCAGTGTTGGTTCTTCTGAATGGCGCGACAAAACGGTTTTATTAAAATCAAAACTTTTAGAACTTAAAGTAGAATTTGACAATTTATATATTTCTGAAAAAACCAACCTTATAAACGCTGAAGAGTGGAAACAATATAGGTATTTTACAAATCCTTCCGTTCACTTTTTAAGTCCGGAAAAAATTAGTTTTTATAAATCTCAAAAATTACCCATTGGATCTTATGAAACAAAATATGTAGAGCTCGATTATGACGAAGATATTCAGTGGCTGCTTGACCGATTCAAAAACGGAACTAGCATTAAAGATGTGACTAATGATTTACTTGAAAATGAATTCTCATTATCAGAAATTGATGCCTTTTTATTAGAAATTATTAGTGCCGGACTTATCATTAACGAAGTAACATTTCATCCCTATCGAGAAACAATCTATAAAAACTCGGTTCCTTCGACATTAATAAATCTTAGTACATATAAATTAGAATCAAAAAATGATTTCGATTACTTTACGACAAATTATATAGCAGAACAAGATATTTATTTGTCTGAAGAAGGAATACAAAGTAGTTACTCCCATTCTATTTCATTATTTGAAAAAGAATCCGATTATTTAGATTCTAAAATTCAAGAAAAACTATTCAAATACATCCAATTTAATGTAAATTATAATAGCGATTATACACCAATTACAAATTCAGTATTAGAATTTGGCAATAAATTTTATCATAGTTTTAGCGACGGCTACATTCCTTTGAGCAAAGTATTTAATCCTTACTCAGGATTAAAATATAGTACAACTGAATTCAAAAATGAGAACAAACTTCATTCGGATATATTATCGCAAATTTTGACCGCGTCCTCAAAAGAAGTTCTTCTTAAAAATGTAAAAACATCCATAAAAAGCAAAAACCAATTACCGGCAACTTTCAATGTTATTTTCGAAATATTGAATTGCAAAATTACCGGAAAAGAAATTGTGTATTGCAAATCAGTGACTGGAACTTCTGCAATAAACCTATTATCAAGATTCAATCACATTTCTGAAGCTGCATGTCAAGATATTGCAAATTTTGAAAAAGAAATCTATAAGGATAAAATCATTGCCGAAATAAACATGATTGCCAAACCACGAGCTACAAATATTATTTCCTCTCATCAATATTACGATTATAATATTCCTATAAATACGGCACATTCAGAAAATTCAAACCCAATTTACTTAGCTGATCTTTATTTGCGTTTTAATGGATCTGGCTTTGTTCTAGTTTCTAAAAAACATCAGAAAGAAATAATTCCCCGAGTAACATCAGCGATAAACAATGGGTTATCTGATTCTGAAGCGCATCGATTTTTGGCAGATTTACAGTCACAAAATAATGAAATTCATCATATAAACTTCAATCTAAATTATTACAAGAATTTTTATTTACCCTATGTTCCTAGAATTTATCTTGATGATGATCTTTTACTATATCCGGCGCAACTTTTAGTGGCAAACAACAATTATACTTTTGAGCAGTTTAAAAAAGTGTTATTTGAAAATGTAGAAAAAAATGATTTTTCTAAAAGAGTTTCTTTAACAGATAAAAAAGGAGAGATCATTATCGATATTGAAAATGACGAGCATTTGGAAATTTTGTTTTCCAGATTTAGCACATCTAATACTTTCTATATTTCAGAATCATTGTATGAATCTTTTTTTCCTGCAATATCTTCTAACGAGAAACATCATGCTCATGAATTTGTGGCAAGTATCAAAAACACCGAATTTACATCTGTAAAAAACACTTTTAAAATCCCTGAGGAAGATAATTTTGAAACCGTAAATGTTCCAGTATTATCAAATTGGTTATACTTGGATTTAACCTGTAATCCTTATGCCCAAAATGATTTGCTGACCATTATTTATGATGCAATTTTATCTGAGGAAACAGTCGATCAATTCTTTTATGTAAGATATAATTATCCCGAAAATCACTTAAGAGTAAGGTTTAAAACAGAATCCAAAAAATTAAAAGAACATATTATCAGTGAAATCAACAATCTGAAAACTAAAAATTTCATTCTTACTTACAAAATCTTGCCCTATGAACCAGAAACTTATAGATACGGCGGAAAAGAATTATTAAACGTAACTGAATCAATTTTTAGCAAAGACAGCTTCGACACCATTCAAAATATTCTAAAAACAGAACCAAATGACGAAAAAATAATTTGTTTTTCAGTCTTAAAAATACAGTACTATTTTAGTCTTTTTGGCTTCACTTTAGATCAAATGATCATGCTCTGCGATGCCAATATTGAAAGTTTTTCAAATGAATTTACTTTATCGGCAACTTTAAGGAAAGAACTCAATCAAAAGTTTTCAGTCGTAAAAAATAAATTCGACGATATAATTTATGCTAATTTTCTTAACGACGAAAGTTTAAAATCAACCCTGAAAAGTCATTTAGAAAAAAGTGATTTAATTAGATCTAATTATGCTGCCGATTTGATTCATATGAGTCTCAATCGCCTTTTTGATAAAGAGCAACGCTACAATGAATTTAAAAGTTATTATTGGGCAAAGCTTTACTTCAACAGACTAAAGTTTACAAAAAATGCCAATTAACAGCAATCGACATCGTTTCCTTGATTGTAATAGTTTAGAATTTGGATTACTTTTGTTGTTCACCTTAACTTTTTGAAACACGAATGAAAATTAAAGAAATAATAGCGGTTCTTGAAGAAATGTCACCTTTGGCTTACGCCGAGGATTTTGACAACGTTGGGCTTTTAGTTGGCAATTCGGAAGCCGAAAGTACTGGCGTTTTAGTTTGCCATGATGCCTTAGAAAATGTAATGGATGAAGCTATCTCTAAAAACTGTAATTTGGTAGTTTGTTTTCATCCGATATTATTTTCTGGAATTAAAAAAATTACAGGCAAGAATTATGTAGAGCGCGCGATTTTAAAAGCAATTAAAAATGATATTGCCATTTATGCCGTTCATACTGCACTTGATAATCATTCGGCCGGCGTTAATAAAATTTTCTGCGATGCATTAGGTTTGACAAATACCAAAGTTTTGATTCCGAAACAAAATTTCATTCAAAAATTAGTAACTTATACCGTTCCAGAAAACGCTCAAAAAGTACGTCAAGCATTATTTGATGCTGGCGCTGGAACAATTGGAAATTATGACAATTGCAGTTTCAACTCGAATGGAATTGGCACATACAAAGGAAATTCTGAAAGCAATCCGGTAATTGGTGAGCGTTTTGAATTAACAGAAACCGAAGAGATCAAAATCGAAGTTACGTTTGAAAAACATCTTCAATCCCGAATTTTAAAAGCACTTTTTGCAAATCATATTTATGAAGAAGTGGCATACGAGATTTATAATCTTGAAAATTCGCATCAGAATATAGGTTTGGGAATGATTGGCGAATTTGAAAATGAAATGAATGAAAAAGAATTTCTTCATTTTGTAAAAAATAAAATGATTGCAGATGGAATTCGCCATTCTGCTTTTTTAGGAAAAAAAATCAAGAAAGTAGCTGTACTTGGAGGTTCAGGAAGTTTTGCTATAAAAAATGCAATTCAAGCTGGAGCCGATGCTTTTTTGACTGCCGACTTAAAATATCACCAGTTTTATGAAGCCGAAAACAAGTTACTTTTGGCAGATATTGGTCATTTTGAGAGCGAACGCTATACAAAAAATTATATTGTTGATTATCTTCGAAAAAAAATTCTTAATTTTGCAATCATTTTATCGGAAGAAAATACAAATCCAGTTAAGTACTTATAAAATATGACGAATACGAAAGAATTAAGTGTTGAGGACAAGTTAAGAGCAATATACGATTTACAGCTTATTGACTCTAGAATTGACGAAATCAGAAACGTTAGAGGAGAACTTCCTTTAGAGGTTGAAGATTTAGAAGATGAAGTTGCAGGTTTGAGCACTCGTTCAGAGAAACTGAAAGGTGAACTTGAAGTGATTGAGGAGCAAATCAAAGCAAAGAAAATTGCTATTGAGGAGCATAAAGAGGTTATTAAAAAGTACACTAAACAACAAGAATCAGTACGTAACAACAGAGAATTTAATTCTTTGACAAAAGAAGTTGAATTTCAAGAATTAGAAATTCAATTGGCTGAAAAGCAAATCAAAGAAATGAAAGCTTCAATCGAGCACAAAAAAGAAGTTATTTCTAACTTAAAAGAAAAACTTGATGCTAAAAGCTCTCATTTAAAACATAAAAAATCTGAATTAGACGCTATTATGGCTGAAACTCAGAAAGAAGAGGCTTTCTTGACTGAAAAATCTGCTGAATATGCTGCACAAATCGAAGATAGATTATTAGCAGCTTACAACAGAATCAGAAGCAGTGTTCGTAACGGATTGGCTGTAGTATCTATCGAAAGAGGAGCTTCTGCTGGATCTTTCTTTACAATTCCACCTCAAACTCAGGTTGAAATTGCTTCAAGAAAGAAAATCATTACTGATGAGCACTCTGGAAGAATTTTAGTTGACACACAGTTAGCTGAAGAAGAAAAAGAAAAAATGGAACAATTGTTCGCAAAATTCTAAATATCAAGTCCCGATTAAATCGGGACTTTTTTTTGTTAAATATTTTTTTTGCCACTAATTTCACTAATTTCCACTAATTTTTAATTTGTTTCTAAATGGAATAAAAATTCGTGCTAAATTTGTGTAATTCGTGGCGAAACTTTTTTTTAATCGATTCCCGCATATTATTCTACATTTAAATTACTTGTTTTGGGAATTAAAAAAGGCATTCGTTTTATTACATTAAAATCTGTTGGATCTTATATTAACTTTTTGAGTTACGTGCGTCCACAAAAAGCAATGGAGCTTTCTTATGCGCTTTTCAGTCAGCCTCGAATTGGGCGATTAAAAAAAGAAGAGCTTCCGAAAGTTTTGAGAAATACTGAAACAGAAATATTTCATCATAACGAACATCATTTTCAAACTTATATTTGGAAAGGAAACGAAACCAAAATTCTATTGGTCCACGGCTGGGAAAGCAATGCTTCACGCTGGAAAAAAACCTTACCACATCTTCAAAAATCGGGAAGCACTATAATTGCCATTGATGCGCCTGCACACGGACAAAGCAGCGGAAAAGAATTCAACGTGCCGCTTTATGCTGAATTCATCAATAAAGCGGTTGAAAAATATCAACCAGAAATTATTATCGGTCATTCTATCGGCGGTGCGGCATCAGTATATCATCAATATTTATTTCCGAATACGAGTATCAACAAAATGGTGATTCTTGGAGCGCCTTCTGAACTAAAAACTTTGATCGACAATTATGTTTCGATGTTGAGCTTAAATACCAAAATGTTTTCACTTTTAGAAAGCAAATTCATGGATCGCTTCAACTTTAAACTTGAAGATTTTTCTGGACAGAAATTTGCATCAGAATTTAATATTCCGGGATTAATTGCACATGATGTTTCAGATAAAATTGTTGCTTTTGAAGAAGGAAAAAAAATAGCCAGCAACTGGAAAAACAGCCAATTTATTGAAACCAGCGGTTTAGGTCACGGAATGCATGATGATGAATTGTACGATAAAGTGATTGAGTTTTTATTTGAAGGTACAAAGTAACAGAGTCACAAAGGGCCAAAGGTTTTGTCGCATTTTTGTCACCCTGAGCGAAGTCGAAGGGCCACAAGTAGCTCGACAAAGATTGACATTTTCAGGAACAGAGTTTCTTGTATTCCTTCGACTTCACTCAGGATGACAAGCGTTATCTACACAACAATCTTAAAATACCTCAACAACTCCTTTTTTCCTTTTGCAGTGACAATTATCGCTCTGGAGTTTTCAGTTTTCCTGAGC comes from Flavobacterium sp. KACC 22761 and encodes:
- a CDS encoding alpha/beta hydrolase codes for the protein MGIKKGIRFITLKSVGSYINFLSYVRPQKAMELSYALFSQPRIGRLKKEELPKVLRNTETEIFHHNEHHFQTYIWKGNETKILLVHGWESNASRWKKTLPHLQKSGSTIIAIDAPAHGQSSGKEFNVPLYAEFINKAVEKYQPEIIIGHSIGGAASVYHQYLFPNTSINKMVILGAPSELKTLIDNYVSMLSLNTKMFSLLESKFMDRFNFKLEDFSGQKFASEFNIPGLIAHDVSDKIVAFEEGKKIASNWKNSQFIETSGLGHGMHDDELYDKVIEFLFEGTK